In Pseudothermotoga hypogea DSM 11164 = NBRC 106472, the following are encoded in one genomic region:
- the porA gene encoding pyruvate synthase subunit PorA → METKNLMAITGAEAAAYAMKQIEPDVVAAYPITPQTPIVEYFAKYVADGEVRTEMIPVESEHSAMSAVVGAAAAGARAMTATSAQGLALMSEIVYIASSLRLPIVMGLVNRALSAPINIHCDHSDAMMVRDSGWIQLFCEDAQEVYDLTILAVRLAEHDDVRLPVMVNQDGFIISHGVEPVEVLPDDVVKKFVGELKPIYPLLDTDHPVTYGALDLYDYYFEHKRQQIEAMKHAYRVFPQIAEEFYKISGRKYDYVEPYRMEDAEYVMVALGSSNGTIKDVVDEMRSEGKKVGLLKIWMFRPFPKPEIQRYLTARKAVVVLDRAASFGAEAPLYEAVKSALYEVAVRPLMGSFVYGLGGRDLKPEHVRYAFERAMALDLVADREEYLGLRE, encoded by the coding sequence ATGGAAACGAAGAATTTAATGGCTATAACTGGAGCAGAAGCAGCGGCGTACGCGATGAAGCAGATAGAGCCAGACGTCGTTGCGGCCTACCCGATCACTCCTCAGACGCCCATCGTGGAATACTTTGCCAAGTACGTTGCCGACGGCGAAGTTCGAACTGAGATGATACCCGTCGAAAGTGAGCATTCAGCGATGAGCGCCGTCGTTGGAGCCGCTGCTGCTGGCGCAAGGGCAATGACTGCGACGAGTGCTCAAGGACTGGCTTTAATGAGCGAGATAGTTTATATTGCCTCTTCTTTGAGACTGCCCATCGTTATGGGCCTGGTGAACAGGGCGCTCAGTGCACCCATAAACATACACTGCGATCACAGTGATGCGATGATGGTGAGAGATTCGGGTTGGATCCAGCTCTTCTGTGAGGATGCTCAGGAGGTCTACGATCTGACGATTCTCGCGGTTCGTCTCGCCGAGCACGACGACGTGAGACTGCCTGTCATGGTTAACCAAGATGGGTTCATCATCTCGCACGGGGTGGAGCCCGTTGAAGTCCTGCCGGATGATGTGGTCAAGAAATTCGTTGGCGAGTTGAAACCCATCTATCCGTTACTTGACACCGACCATCCCGTGACCTACGGTGCACTGGACCTGTACGATTACTACTTCGAGCACAAGAGACAGCAAATAGAGGCAATGAAACACGCCTACAGGGTATTTCCACAGATAGCCGAGGAGTTCTACAAGATCAGCGGTCGAAAGTACGATTACGTTGAACCGTACAGGATGGAAGATGCCGAGTACGTCATGGTTGCTCTGGGATCTTCCAACGGAACGATCAAGGATGTTGTTGACGAGATGAGGAGCGAGGGCAAAAAGGTTGGACTCTTGAAGATATGGATGTTCAGACCCTTCCCGAAGCCGGAAATTCAGAGGTATCTGACGGCGCGGAAGGCAGTTGTGGTGCTCGACAGGGCCGCATCTTTCGGCGCGGAAGCCCCGCTCTACGAGGCTGTGAAGTCAGCCCTTTACGAAGTCGCCGTGAGGCCGTTGATGGGCTCGTTCGTGTACGGTCTTGGAGGAAGAGACCTCAAGCCGGAGCACGTCAGATACGCGTTCGAGAGGGCCATGGCACTCGATTTGGTTGCCGACCGAGAAGAGTATCTCGGCCTGAGAGAGTGA
- the dnaJ gene encoding molecular chaperone DnaJ, whose amino-acid sequence MPRQYKDYYAILGVPRDASEEEIKKAYKKLIKQWHPDLHPENKKQAEEKFKEIQEAYEVLSDPQKRAMYDRFGYVGEHEFSQQTSSTTFEDIFRDFESFFGRDVFDIFFGDRGSTQEAQRTARRRAGEDISVTVEIDFIESLLGKQMPIEYDRYEVCDHCHGDGIEPGSGYQTCPRCHGSGILREERRSIFGVFVSTRTCPTCGGTGRVVKERCHICGGTGRLKKKVRTTVNIPAGVMDGTRLKIEAGGNAGYNGGPYGDLYVIVHVRPDRRFKRQDDDIYTEITIDYLQAILGTTVRIDLPDGSSTMLRIPAGTQPGTVFRLRGEGAPSLRTAKRGDLYVTVNVKIPERLSMKEAQLLREIAKEKGIDVS is encoded by the coding sequence GTGCCCAGACAGTATAAAGATTACTACGCGATCCTCGGTGTTCCGAGGGACGCGTCTGAAGAGGAAATAAAGAAAGCGTACAAGAAGTTGATAAAACAATGGCATCCCGATCTGCACCCGGAGAACAAGAAACAAGCCGAGGAGAAATTCAAGGAGATCCAGGAAGCGTACGAGGTCCTGAGCGATCCACAAAAACGGGCCATGTACGACAGGTTCGGTTACGTTGGAGAACATGAGTTTTCACAGCAGACTTCGTCCACCACGTTCGAGGACATATTCAGAGATTTCGAAAGTTTCTTTGGCCGGGATGTCTTCGATATTTTCTTTGGCGATAGGGGTTCAACGCAAGAGGCCCAGAGGACGGCGAGGCGCAGAGCGGGTGAGGACATCAGTGTAACGGTCGAAATAGATTTCATAGAATCGCTCCTTGGTAAACAAATGCCCATAGAGTACGACAGGTACGAAGTATGTGACCACTGCCATGGCGATGGGATCGAGCCGGGGAGCGGTTATCAAACTTGTCCCAGGTGTCACGGTTCGGGGATACTGAGAGAGGAGAGAAGGAGCATCTTTGGTGTTTTTGTGAGCACGAGAACGTGTCCCACCTGCGGTGGAACTGGGCGTGTGGTCAAAGAGAGATGCCACATTTGTGGTGGCACCGGCAGGTTGAAGAAGAAAGTCAGAACGACAGTCAACATACCTGCGGGTGTTATGGATGGGACCAGACTCAAGATAGAGGCTGGAGGTAATGCGGGATATAACGGAGGACCTTACGGTGATCTCTACGTTATCGTCCATGTGCGACCGGACAGAAGATTCAAACGTCAAGATGACGACATATACACCGAGATCACGATAGACTATCTGCAGGCCATCCTTGGAACAACGGTGCGCATAGATTTGCCAGACGGAAGCTCTACGATGCTCAGAATACCCGCAGGTACACAACCTGGCACGGTGTTCAGGCTCAGGGGAGAAGGCGCTCCATCTCTGAGAACTGCGAAACGCGGAGACCTCTACGTCACGGTGAACGTGAAGATACCTGAACGGCTTTCCATGAAAGAAGCACAGTTACTGAGGGAAATAGCGAAGGAGAAGGGCATAGACGTTTCTTGA
- a CDS encoding nucleotide exchange factor GrpE, which produces MTENEKLNEMVENKPETVEEDLIEKLTKEKEQLTKYLKQLKAEFENFKKDTLRDREMILKNANEYLLTKLIPVLDDLERAFNAVEQGATFEDFYKGMKLIYKKLWKLLNNEGFFKIEVGQKFDPFEHEAVERIETKEKEEYDVLEVVENGYKYHSKVLKPAKVKVAVKPSRGDNGAQTV; this is translated from the coding sequence ATGACTGAGAACGAAAAACTCAACGAGATGGTTGAGAATAAACCTGAAACGGTCGAGGAGGACCTGATCGAAAAGCTCACAAAAGAGAAGGAACAGCTCACAAAATATCTCAAGCAGCTGAAAGCCGAATTCGAGAATTTCAAGAAGGACACGCTCAGGGACAGAGAAATGATCCTCAAAAATGCAAACGAGTATCTTCTGACCAAACTCATCCCCGTGCTCGACGATCTCGAGCGCGCTTTCAATGCTGTTGAACAGGGTGCAACGTTTGAGGATTTCTACAAAGGGATGAAGTTGATCTACAAGAAGCTCTGGAAACTGCTCAACAACGAGGGATTTTTCAAAATAGAGGTCGGTCAAAAGTTCGATCCGTTCGAGCATGAAGCCGTTGAGAGAATCGAGACCAAAGAAAAGGAAGAATACGACGTGCTCGAAGTCGTTGAAAACGGATACAAGTATCATTCTAAGGTTCTAAAGCCAGCGAAGGTCAAGGTGGCTGTGAAACCTTCGAGAGGTGACAACGGTGCCCAGACAGTATAA
- a CDS encoding glycoside hydrolase family 57 protein translates to MNGYFLLVLHTHLPYVNHPNHDLYLEERWYVEAVLESYVPLLMMFDRLQEKKVPFKVTISLSPPLLEMFRNTTLTEKLKKYAEKLVELCEKEIARANTQQERDLAGFYRERFLACLNYLDSLNGNLANGFKKHAEFGNVQLITCNATHGFLPLMRHQPFAVDTQIKVGVETFKRHFGFEPKGIWLAECGYHSGLDETLKKYGVEFFFVDSHAFWYADERPYFDVYRPVMTPSGVFAFARDPESSEQVWSATLGYPGDGRYREFYRDLGFDRDYDYIKPYIDKSGVRVNVGIKYHKVTSRETPLEKKELYNRDEALSAAKEHALDFLNKKISQINSLTDVFNQPPVIVAPFDTELFGHWWFEGPEFLENFFVEASRYRQIKFATPSEVLEKFDSFQIVTPADSSWGNGGYFDTWLNGKNDWIQLHLVEIRDRMKRLAETYFEEKDPLKTRVLNQMLRELLLAESSDWPFIMTTGTNVEYAVNRIKTHVKRFLDLETQLVKDNIDGEFLARLEQEDDVFPWIEFRYYAAFQTRKEG, encoded by the coding sequence ATGAACGGATACTTCTTGCTCGTGTTGCACACGCATCTTCCGTATGTGAACCATCCGAATCACGATCTCTATTTGGAAGAGAGATGGTACGTGGAAGCGGTCTTAGAATCCTACGTGCCGTTGCTGATGATGTTCGACCGGCTTCAAGAAAAGAAAGTACCGTTCAAGGTTACGATCTCACTCAGCCCTCCGCTGCTCGAAATGTTCAGAAACACAACACTCACCGAGAAACTGAAGAAATATGCTGAGAAACTCGTTGAGCTGTGTGAGAAAGAAATTGCAAGAGCGAACACGCAGCAAGAGAGAGATCTTGCGGGTTTCTACAGAGAAAGGTTTCTGGCGTGTTTGAATTACCTCGACTCGCTGAACGGCAACTTGGCGAATGGTTTCAAGAAACATGCCGAATTCGGTAATGTTCAGTTGATAACCTGCAACGCCACTCACGGTTTTCTCCCATTGATGCGTCATCAACCGTTCGCGGTCGACACTCAGATCAAAGTCGGTGTGGAGACCTTCAAACGCCATTTCGGTTTTGAGCCTAAGGGCATATGGCTGGCCGAATGTGGTTATCACTCGGGTCTCGATGAAACACTCAAAAAATACGGTGTGGAGTTCTTTTTCGTTGATTCACACGCATTCTGGTATGCGGATGAGCGACCATACTTCGATGTGTACAGACCCGTAATGACTCCTTCTGGTGTGTTCGCGTTTGCCAGGGATCCAGAGTCGAGCGAACAAGTGTGGAGCGCAACCTTGGGTTATCCGGGCGATGGAAGGTACAGAGAATTCTACAGGGATCTCGGATTTGATAGGGATTACGACTACATAAAACCCTACATAGACAAGAGCGGTGTGAGGGTGAACGTGGGTATAAAGTACCACAAGGTCACGTCGCGGGAAACACCACTCGAAAAAAAAGAGTTGTACAACCGTGATGAGGCACTCAGTGCTGCTAAGGAACACGCTCTGGATTTTCTGAACAAGAAAATCTCCCAGATAAATAGCTTGACTGACGTGTTCAATCAGCCTCCCGTCATCGTGGCACCGTTCGATACGGAGCTTTTCGGACATTGGTGGTTTGAGGGTCCTGAATTTCTCGAGAACTTTTTCGTTGAGGCTTCCAGATACAGACAGATCAAGTTCGCAACACCATCCGAGGTGCTGGAAAAGTTCGACAGCTTCCAGATCGTTACTCCCGCAGATTCTTCGTGGGGTAACGGAGGCTATTTCGATACCTGGTTGAATGGTAAAAACGACTGGATTCAGTTGCACTTAGTCGAGATCAGAGACAGGATGAAGAGGCTCGCCGAGACATATTTCGAGGAGAAGGACCCGCTGAAAACGAGGGTTCTCAACCAGATGCTGAGAGAACTGCTCCTGGCTGAATCGAGTGACTGGCCCTTCATCATGACTACGGGCACCAACGTTGAATACGCAGTTAACAGAATCAAAACTCATGTGAAACGCTTTTTAGACCTTGAGACACAACTTGTGAAGGATAATATAGATGGAGAGTTCCTTGCGAGGCTTGAGCAAGAAGACGACGTTTTTCCGTGGATTGAATTTCGATACTACGCAGCTTTTCAAACCCGGAAGGAGGGATAA
- a CDS encoding DUF4912 domain-containing protein: MTCEELEVFLSKNPTIQEAKALARKLGLKVKKRMKKSEVLKLLQDFAKSLVSQKKEEKASPPQEIRENGLPQSYGSDRLVLLSVNPNLVYVYWDLSSETLSKLSAQKEVLLRLYDVTYIVFDGTNAHRIFEAGVHLSMTRNYYFHVPMANADYLAELGFKAEGKFVPVLRSNVARTPSNTPSTSVRQRWIIKGKRTVKIGEPPLKPVERIHISSQVESGR; the protein is encoded by the coding sequence ATGACCTGCGAAGAACTCGAAGTCTTCCTCTCAAAGAACCCCACTATTCAGGAAGCCAAGGCTCTTGCGAGGAAACTGGGCTTGAAGGTCAAGAAGCGGATGAAGAAAAGCGAGGTCCTCAAACTCCTTCAAGATTTTGCGAAATCGCTGGTTTCTCAAAAAAAGGAAGAAAAAGCCAGTCCGCCGCAAGAGATCCGTGAAAATGGACTGCCACAATCGTACGGTTCTGACAGGCTCGTGTTGCTCTCGGTCAACCCGAATCTGGTTTATGTATACTGGGATCTTTCGAGCGAAACTCTCTCAAAGCTTTCAGCACAGAAAGAGGTGTTGCTGCGGCTCTACGACGTGACCTACATCGTCTTCGATGGAACCAACGCCCATCGGATCTTCGAAGCGGGCGTTCATCTTTCGATGACGAGGAATTATTATTTCCACGTTCCGATGGCAAACGCCGATTACCTTGCTGAACTCGGTTTCAAGGCGGAAGGAAAGTTCGTTCCCGTTCTCAGATCCAACGTTGCACGCACCCCCTCGAACACACCTTCAACTTCTGTCCGCCAGAGATGGATCATCAAGGGCAAGCGTACTGTGAAGATTGGTGAACCTCCCTTGAAACCAGTTGAACGAATACACATATCGTCTCAAGTGGAGAGTGGTAGATGA
- a CDS encoding 2-oxoacid:acceptor oxidoreductase family protein has protein sequence MPTKYFEIRWHSRAGQGAKSAAQLVAETVLDEGKYAQAFPEYGAERSGAPMRAFNRISEGKIRVHYSVENPDVVVVIDDTLLSPTIVSGLKEDGVLIVNTKHSFDFVRKKTNFNGKVCIVNATDIALQEIKRGVPNTVMIGTLARVTGLVNLEVVEKKIREMFERKLPEEMIQANIRALRRGYEEVQCSG, from the coding sequence GTGCCTACAAAATATTTCGAAATCAGGTGGCATTCAAGGGCTGGCCAGGGTGCCAAGAGTGCGGCTCAGTTGGTGGCGGAGACGGTTCTCGACGAAGGTAAGTACGCTCAGGCTTTTCCAGAGTACGGTGCAGAAAGATCTGGAGCACCCATGAGGGCGTTCAACAGGATCAGTGAAGGCAAAATCAGGGTACACTACTCGGTCGAGAATCCCGATGTGGTTGTGGTCATCGATGACACTCTGCTCTCACCGACTATAGTTTCAGGGCTAAAGGAAGATGGAGTTCTCATAGTCAACACGAAACACTCCTTTGACTTTGTGAGGAAGAAGACGAATTTCAACGGAAAAGTATGCATTGTGAACGCTACGGACATAGCGTTGCAGGAAATCAAAAGAGGTGTTCCCAACACGGTCATGATCGGCACGCTCGCACGTGTTACAGGATTGGTGAACCTTGAAGTGGTGGAGAAGAAGATCAGAGAGATGTTCGAACGGAAGCTTCCAGAAGAAATGATTCAGGCGAACATCAGGGCGCTCAGACGCGGCTACGAGGAGGTGCAGTGCAGTGGCTGA
- a CDS encoding cysteine hydrolase family protein has product MRALLLIDLQRDFVEPGGALYFPGAESVLPPVLDLVKKYREQSLPIITTQDWHEENDAEFQIWPKHCVKDGAGAELVKALKESLSGYEKHLTVRKTRYSAFYGTNFEEIIESYGIDEVEVCGVVTHICVLFTVEELRNRGIRTIVRKDAVASYDEGFHACALKLMREVLRAEVI; this is encoded by the coding sequence GTGCGTGCTTTATTGTTGATCGATTTGCAGAGAGATTTTGTGGAACCAGGTGGGGCACTGTATTTCCCGGGTGCGGAGTCTGTGCTCCCACCTGTTCTGGACCTGGTCAAAAAATACAGGGAGCAAAGCCTGCCGATCATCACCACGCAGGACTGGCATGAAGAAAACGACGCTGAATTCCAGATCTGGCCCAAGCACTGTGTTAAGGACGGCGCCGGTGCCGAGCTTGTGAAGGCCTTGAAGGAATCCCTTTCAGGTTATGAGAAACATTTAACTGTGCGTAAGACCCGTTACAGTGCCTTCTACGGGACGAACTTTGAGGAAATAATCGAGTCTTATGGGATAGACGAAGTTGAGGTTTGCGGGGTCGTAACACACATATGTGTGCTCTTCACGGTGGAAGAGCTGAGAAACAGAGGCATCAGGACGATAGTGAGGAAGGACGCCGTTGCCTCTTACGATGAGGGCTTCCATGCCTGTGCGCTGAAGTTGATGCGTGAGGTCCTGCGTGCCGAGGTGATCTGA
- the porD gene encoding pyruvate synthase subunit PorD, which translates to MAELKKWHELPIAGLIVEPGTARKYRTGDWRVKRPVYDRSKCIDCMFCWFYCPDQAIIQEKGVMKGIDYFYCKGCGVCANVCPKSAIEMRPETEFVGKED; encoded by the coding sequence GTGGCTGAGTTGAAAAAATGGCATGAGTTGCCTATAGCGGGCTTGATAGTGGAACCAGGAACTGCACGAAAGTATAGAACCGGTGATTGGCGTGTCAAGAGACCCGTATACGATAGATCCAAGTGCATAGATTGTATGTTCTGCTGGTTCTATTGTCCTGATCAAGCGATCATCCAGGAAAAAGGTGTAATGAAAGGAATCGACTATTTTTACTGCAAGGGCTGTGGTGTGTGTGCGAACGTCTGTCCAAAGTCCGCCATCGAGATGCGCCCGGAGACAGAGTTCGTAGGAAAGGAGGACTGA
- the hrcA gene encoding heat-inducible transcriptional repressor HrcA, translating into MRRDARVNERQKKILYCVVREYIITKKPVSSEHVLNVSNLSCSAATVRNDLRKLEYLGYLYQPHTSAGRIPTDKGFRFYVDETLKLAKDYAQRSHQINVRYPLTYGDMERILEGAAIALARMTKGAVVLEKPDTGRLKILRAIVTPITKNHYLISVVTELGLMKFIPFRSFTDVDHSMLENLLNRLLKGRSIDSLTGEVFESDWDESLIDLSEQLISSLKDDLRNSMIKFGLDVLISGETFNIDEIRNLSRFLSDDGLLKAFMDRVQEVPAVFIGSEHGLQGLERFSIFVDSYRKENEPMGKIVVVTSKIIKYEEIMNVLTYVTSRLTEYFTVVTREVER; encoded by the coding sequence ATGAGACGGGACGCGCGGGTCAACGAGAGGCAGAAGAAGATCCTTTACTGCGTGGTCAGGGAGTACATCATCACGAAAAAACCTGTGAGTTCGGAGCACGTCTTGAACGTGTCGAATCTTTCGTGCAGTGCTGCGACGGTCAGAAACGATTTGAGAAAGCTGGAGTATCTGGGTTATCTTTATCAACCGCATACCTCTGCTGGGAGAATCCCTACGGACAAAGGCTTCAGGTTTTACGTGGACGAAACCTTGAAGCTCGCCAAAGACTACGCGCAGAGGTCTCACCAGATAAACGTGCGCTATCCTCTGACGTACGGCGACATGGAAAGAATTCTTGAAGGAGCGGCGATCGCTTTGGCACGCATGACGAAAGGAGCCGTGGTGCTGGAAAAACCTGACACAGGCCGTTTGAAGATCCTGAGAGCTATCGTGACGCCGATCACAAAAAACCATTACTTGATTTCCGTTGTAACGGAACTGGGTCTCATGAAATTCATACCTTTCAGGAGTTTCACTGATGTGGATCATTCCATGCTTGAAAATCTGCTGAACAGATTGCTCAAAGGCAGAAGCATCGACAGCCTCACGGGCGAAGTGTTCGAAAGTGACTGGGACGAGTCCCTGATAGATTTGTCTGAACAGCTCATCAGTTCGTTGAAGGACGATTTGAGGAACAGCATGATAAAGTTCGGCCTCGACGTTCTCATAAGTGGTGAGACGTTCAACATAGACGAAATAAGGAATCTTTCGCGTTTCTTGTCTGACGACGGATTGTTGAAAGCTTTCATGGATAGAGTTCAGGAAGTCCCCGCAGTGTTTATAGGTAGTGAGCACGGTTTGCAGGGACTGGAAAGGTTCTCAATTTTCGTTGATTCTTATCGCAAGGAGAATGAGCCAATGGGTAAGATAGTTGTCGTGACGTCAAAGATCATCAAGTACGAGGAGATAATGAACGTCCTGACTTACGTCACCAGCAGGTTGACGGAGTACTTCACAGTGGTCACACGGGAGGTGGAAAGATGA
- a CDS encoding thiamine pyrophosphate-dependent enzyme, which yields MPLTMKKLAEVFTDRETGLTQGHRMCPGCAAPMTVKIVLMVAKALGYEPVIGFATGCMEVSSTIFPFTSWSVPYIHNAFENVAATISGVETAYRALKKAGKIPSDKKYAFIAFGGDGGTYDIGLQALSGALERGHKMLYVLYDNEGYMNTGNQRSGSTPPGADTTTAPVGKAVAGKLQLKKNIVEIVAAHENVYAATVTPGEPMDFINKVEKALQFDGPAFIASLSPCVRFWRIDENKSVDITKLAVQTKYWPLYEVERGVYRVTRKPTSFKPVAEFVKAQGRFRLLLQRPDAEQIINELQNYVDRRWERLLAFEEATKDKPVR from the coding sequence ATGCCTTTGACAATGAAGAAACTGGCAGAGGTTTTCACAGATAGAGAAACAGGTTTGACTCAAGGACATAGAATGTGTCCTGGTTGCGCCGCACCGATGACTGTGAAGATTGTGCTCATGGTCGCTAAAGCTTTGGGTTATGAGCCGGTCATAGGTTTCGCCACAGGTTGTATGGAGGTTTCCTCCACCATATTTCCATTCACCTCGTGGAGCGTGCCTTACATACACAACGCTTTCGAGAACGTTGCAGCCACCATCAGTGGTGTGGAGACAGCTTACAGGGCGTTGAAGAAGGCCGGAAAGATTCCTTCGGACAAGAAGTACGCGTTCATTGCTTTCGGTGGGGACGGCGGTACGTACGACATAGGTTTGCAGGCACTCTCTGGAGCTTTGGAAAGAGGACACAAAATGTTGTACGTTCTGTACGACAACGAAGGTTACATGAACACGGGTAACCAGCGTTCAGGATCCACGCCTCCCGGTGCCGACACCACAACGGCGCCCGTTGGTAAAGCCGTTGCTGGTAAACTTCAGTTGAAGAAAAACATCGTTGAGATAGTCGCCGCACACGAGAATGTGTACGCCGCCACCGTTACTCCTGGAGAACCCATGGATTTCATAAACAAAGTGGAGAAAGCCTTGCAGTTCGACGGGCCAGCCTTTATAGCCTCTTTGAGCCCGTGCGTGAGATTCTGGAGAATAGACGAGAACAAATCTGTTGATATAACAAAGCTTGCAGTTCAAACCAAATACTGGCCTTTGTACGAGGTTGAGAGGGGTGTTTACAGAGTCACCAGAAAACCCACGAGCTTCAAACCGGTTGCCGAGTTCGTCAAAGCACAGGGTAGGTTCAGGCTCTTGCTACAGAGACCTGACGCTGAACAAATAATAAACGAACTTCAGAACTACGTTGACAGACGCTGGGAAAGGTTGCTCGCGTTTGAGGAGGCCACGAAGGACAAGCCAGTGAGATGA